One genomic region from Pseudomonas sp. R5-89-07 encodes:
- a CDS encoding GNAT family N-acetyltransferase, which produces MTVDWVCKHHDDLGKEQLYALLRLRGEVFVVEQKCVYQDIDGQDLSGDTHHLMAWKDNELVAYLRLLDPESQGGDVVIGRVIVAPSARGSGLGHLMMEETLKQIEDIWPETPIFLSAQAHLQGYYGRYGFVVAGEEYLEDDIPHIGMRRA; this is translated from the coding sequence ATGACGGTCGATTGGGTCTGCAAACATCACGACGATTTAGGTAAAGAACAGCTTTACGCCCTCCTGCGCCTGCGCGGCGAGGTGTTCGTCGTTGAACAGAAATGCGTTTACCAGGACATTGACGGGCAAGACCTGTCAGGTGATACCCACCATTTGATGGCCTGGAAGGACAATGAACTGGTGGCCTATCTGCGCCTGCTGGACCCGGAGTCACAGGGCGGCGACGTGGTGATCGGCCGGGTGATCGTCGCGCCATCGGCACGCGGCAGCGGATTGGGGCATTTGATGATGGAAGAAACCCTCAAGCAGATCGAGGATATCTGGCCCGAGACACCGATTTTTCTTTCGGCCCAGGCGCATTTGCAGGGGTATTACGGGCGGTATGGGTTTGTGGTGGCCGGAGAGGAATACCTGGAAGACGACATTCCGCATATTGGTATGCGGCGGGCTTGA
- a CDS encoding ABC transporter substrate-binding protein, with protein MPRYARAVALIAVLLLVQPVWAQRLRLVADGWPPFTDVTLVNGGLATDIVSTALARAGYASDFEQVPWARALKGVGDGHYDVLVNAWYDDARTQLGQFSAPYLVNRVRFIKRRDDAIDYQALEQLHDESIAVVRGYAYSAAFDQDAQLQKVPVHSFAMAVRMLVAKRVRLTVEDEFVARYYLARESPRVRNAVEFLGKPLSENSLHILVSLKNPEHAQIVAGFDREIARMKEDGSYAKLLKAHGM; from the coding sequence ATGCCGCGATATGCTCGTGCCGTTGCTTTGATCGCCGTGTTGTTGCTGGTTCAACCGGTATGGGCGCAGCGTTTGCGTTTGGTAGCGGATGGCTGGCCGCCGTTCACCGACGTCACCCTGGTCAACGGCGGGCTGGCTACGGATATCGTCAGCACCGCGCTGGCTCGGGCCGGGTACGCCAGCGATTTTGAGCAGGTGCCTTGGGCGCGCGCACTGAAGGGCGTGGGGGATGGGCACTACGACGTGCTGGTCAACGCCTGGTACGACGATGCGCGCACGCAGCTGGGCCAGTTTTCCGCGCCCTATCTGGTCAACCGTGTGCGCTTTATCAAGCGCCGTGACGACGCTATCGATTATCAGGCCCTGGAACAGTTGCACGACGAAAGCATCGCCGTGGTGCGCGGCTATGCCTATTCGGCAGCGTTCGACCAGGATGCGCAGCTACAGAAAGTCCCGGTGCATAGCTTCGCCATGGCCGTGCGTATGCTGGTGGCGAAACGGGTGCGGCTGACAGTGGAGGATGAGTTCGTGGCGCGTTACTACCTGGCGCGGGAGTCGCCCAGGGTGCGCAATGCCGTGGAGTTCCTGGGCAAGCCGCTGAGCGAGAACAGCCTGCATATTCTGGTCAGCCTGAAGAACCCCGAGCATGCGCAGATTGTGGCCGGCTTTGATCGGGAGATTGCCAGGATGAAGGAGGACGGCAGTTATGCAAAATTGCTCAAGGCGCATGGGATGTAG
- the yccS gene encoding YccS family putative transporter translates to MSSTSFKQSLRRLWALDKFSYSIRVFIALTGSMALCWYQDEMTLLIPLFLGIIASALAETDDSWQGRLNALAVTLVCFSIAALSVELLFPYPWIFAVSLALATFGLTMLGALGERYGAIASATLILSVYTMIGVDQRGGAVSDFWHEPLLLVAGAAWYGVLSVLWQALFSNQPVQQSLARLFRELGRYLKLKSSLFEPIRQLDVQARRLELAQQNGRVVAALNAAKEIILHRVGNGRPGSKVSRYLKLYFLAQDIHERASSSHYPYNALAEAFFHSDVLFRCQRLLRQQGKACQSLAESIQLRQPFIYDDSFAEALGDLNASLEHLRIQSNPAWRGLLRSLRALAANLSTLDRLLGDASNPDALADATDSNLLDRAPRNLKEMWTRLRTQLTPTSLLFRHALRLSLALTVGYATLHAIHASQGYWIILTTLFVCQPNYGATRRKLGQRIIGTAIGLTVAWALFDLFPSPVVQSMFAIAAGLVFFINRTTRYTLATAAITLMVLFCFNQVGDGYGLFLPRLFDTLLGSLIAGLAVFLFLPDWQGRRLNKVLANTLTCNSIYLRQIMQQYAAGKSDDLAYRLARRNAHNADAALSTTLANMLMEPGHFRKEADVGFRFLVLSHTLLSYLSGLGAHRDTQLPAEVREQLIEEAGNSLAASIDEIATGLANKQPIAIQSDDEEALAAQLEQMPDEIDEGQRLVQTQLALICRQLGPLRTLAAHLIKDTGAA, encoded by the coding sequence ATGTCATCGACCTCGTTCAAGCAGTCCCTGCGACGCCTGTGGGCACTGGATAAATTCAGCTACAGCATTCGGGTATTCATCGCCCTTACCGGCAGCATGGCGTTGTGCTGGTATCAGGATGAAATGACGTTGTTGATTCCGCTGTTCCTGGGGATTATCGCCAGCGCCCTGGCCGAGACCGATGACAGTTGGCAAGGCCGTCTCAACGCCCTGGCGGTGACGCTGGTGTGCTTCAGCATTGCCGCGCTGTCGGTGGAGCTGCTGTTCCCTTACCCCTGGATTTTCGCAGTCTCCCTGGCCCTGGCCACGTTTGGCCTGACCATGCTCGGCGCGCTCGGCGAACGCTATGGCGCGATTGCCTCGGCCACCCTGATCCTGTCGGTCTATACCATGATCGGCGTGGACCAGCGCGGCGGTGCCGTCAGTGATTTTTGGCACGAACCGCTGCTGCTGGTGGCGGGCGCGGCCTGGTACGGCGTGCTGTCGGTGCTGTGGCAGGCGCTGTTTTCCAACCAACCGGTGCAGCAGAGCCTGGCGCGGTTGTTCCGCGAGCTGGGGCGCTATCTCAAGCTCAAGTCATCGCTGTTCGAGCCGATCCGCCAGTTGGATGTGCAAGCGCGGCGCCTGGAATTGGCCCAGCAGAATGGCCGGGTCGTCGCCGCCCTGAATGCCGCCAAGGAAATCATCCTGCACCGCGTCGGCAACGGCCGACCGGGCTCCAAGGTCAGCCGTTACCTGAAGCTGTACTTCCTGGCCCAGGACATCCACGAACGCGCCAGTTCGTCCCACTACCCCTACAACGCCCTGGCCGAGGCCTTCTTCCACAGCGACGTGCTGTTCCGCTGCCAACGCCTGCTGCGCCAGCAAGGCAAGGCCTGCCAGTCCCTGGCCGAGTCGATCCAACTGCGCCAGCCGTTCATTTATGACGACAGCTTCGCCGAAGCGCTGGGTGATCTGAACGCCTCCCTGGAACACCTGCGTATCCAGAGCAACCCGGCCTGGCGCGGCTTGCTGCGCTCGTTGCGCGCCCTGGCTGCCAACTTGTCCACTCTCGACCGGTTGCTGGGCGACGCGAGCAACCCCGACGCCCTGGCCGACGCCACCGACAGCAACCTGCTGGACCGCGCCCCACGCAACCTCAAGGAAATGTGGACGCGCCTGCGCACCCAGCTCACGCCCACCTCGCTGCTGTTTCGTCACGCCCTGCGCCTGTCCCTGGCGCTGACCGTGGGCTACGCCACCCTGCATGCCATCCACGCCTCCCAGGGCTACTGGATCATCCTCACCACGCTCTTTGTGTGCCAACCCAACTACGGTGCGACGCGCCGCAAGCTCGGCCAGCGGATCATCGGCACCGCCATCGGCCTGACGGTGGCATGGGCGCTATTCGATCTGTTTCCAAGCCCGGTGGTGCAGTCGATGTTCGCCATCGCCGCTGGCCTGGTGTTCTTTATCAACCGCACCACGCGCTACACCCTGGCCACGGCGGCGATCACCTTGATGGTGCTGTTCTGCTTCAACCAGGTGGGCGATGGCTACGGGCTGTTCCTGCCACGCCTGTTCGATACCCTGCTTGGCAGCCTGATCGCGGGCCTGGCGGTGTTCCTGTTCCTGCCTGACTGGCAAGGTCGGCGCCTGAACAAGGTGCTGGCCAACACCCTGACCTGCAACAGCATCTACCTGCGCCAGATCATGCAGCAGTACGCCGCCGGCAAGAGCGACGACCTGGCCTACCGCCTGGCCCGGCGCAACGCGCACAACGCCGATGCAGCACTGTCCACCACCCTGGCCAATATGCTGATGGAGCCTGGGCATTTCCGTAAGGAGGCCGATGTTGGCTTCAGGTTCCTGGTGTTGTCGCACACCCTGCTCAGCTATTTGTCGGGCCTTGGCGCACACCGCGACACCCAGCTGCCGGCCGAAGTGCGTGAGCAGCTGATCGAAGAGGCAGGCAACAGCCTGGCGGCGAGCATTGATGAAATCGCCACGGGTCTTGCCAACAAGCAGCCGATTGCGATCCAGAGTGATGACGAGGAAGCGCTGGCGGCGCAGCTTGAGCAGATGCCGGATGAGATCGATGAGGGCCAGCGGCTGGTGCAAACGCAACTGGCGTTGATCTGTCGGCAGTTGGGGCCGTTGCGGACGTTGGCGGCGCATCTGATCAAGGATACCGGTGCGGCTTAG
- a CDS encoding integrase core domain-containing protein — protein MPWNQESPMNQRIRLVGNYTKSQLARRFDVSRPTVDKWIARHNGDLKSLSELSRRPHNSPNKTDDEILARVVAMKEAHDKWGPKKLLELLRLEDLSVAWPSPSTAGQWLDRLGLVNKRRFKRRHSISQAEMREANEPNETWCADYKGQFKMFDAQMCFPLTVTDHASRMILACRAHPQIKTQPVKQAFERLFQEYGMPEVIRSDNGVPFASPGLARMSTLAVWWIRLGIYPERTMPGRPAQNGRHERMHRSLKLELPIGKNLVEQQLLLEHFRHEFNYVRPHEALGMKRPGDLYVPSTRLYPGCLPDVEHPAEMRVRSVRQDGSIKWNGKLLFVSEALSGERIGLKEVEDDVWDLYLCDYPLGRLGRGMTRVQASNV, from the coding sequence ATGCCCTGGAACCAAGAGTCTCCGATGAATCAACGAATCAGACTGGTCGGCAACTACACCAAAAGCCAGTTGGCACGTCGCTTTGACGTTAGTCGGCCTACGGTCGACAAATGGATTGCCCGGCACAACGGTGATTTAAAGTCCTTATCCGAGCTGTCCCGACGACCTCACAACAGCCCAAATAAAACCGACGACGAGATTTTGGCTCGTGTGGTGGCGATGAAGGAGGCCCACGATAAATGGGGGCCTAAGAAGCTTCTCGAACTATTACGGCTTGAAGATCTTTCCGTCGCCTGGCCTTCTCCAAGTACAGCGGGCCAGTGGCTTGATCGGCTTGGGCTCGTCAACAAACGACGTTTCAAGCGCCGGCACAGTATTTCCCAGGCAGAAATGCGAGAGGCCAACGAACCTAACGAGACTTGGTGCGCTGATTACAAAGGGCAATTCAAGATGTTTGACGCGCAGATGTGCTTCCCTTTGACCGTTACAGACCACGCGTCCCGGATGATTCTGGCGTGCAGGGCCCATCCCCAGATCAAGACCCAGCCAGTAAAGCAAGCATTTGAAAGGCTTTTTCAGGAGTACGGCATGCCGGAAGTTATCCGTTCGGACAACGGGGTTCCGTTCGCTTCTCCGGGTCTGGCAAGAATGTCCACATTGGCAGTTTGGTGGATTCGTCTGGGCATCTATCCGGAGCGCACCATGCCAGGAAGACCCGCCCAGAATGGTCGCCATGAGCGAATGCACCGTAGTTTGAAACTTGAGCTGCCCATAGGGAAAAACTTAGTCGAGCAGCAGCTTTTGCTGGAGCATTTCAGGCATGAGTTCAATTACGTACGCCCTCATGAAGCCCTCGGCATGAAACGTCCGGGAGACCTATATGTGCCGTCTACCCGACTTTACCCAGGCTGTTTGCCCGATGTGGAGCATCCCGCAGAAATGAGGGTTCGCAGCGTCAGACAGGACGGATCGATCAAATGGAACGGCAAGTTGTTATTTGTCAGCGAGGCACTATCTGGGGAAAGGATAGGACTCAAAGAAGTTGAAGATGATGTTTGGGATTTGTACCTGTGTGATTATCCCCTGGGGAGGCTTGGGCGAGGTATGACCCGCGTCCAGGCCTCAAATGTGTAA
- a CDS encoding helix-turn-helix domain-containing protein, whose translation MDVSKTKSSFYRRLYVAYLIDSELASSVPALTDATGMPRRTAQDTIAALADLDIVCEFEQEDGARNHAGRYRIRDWGAIDRRWIEANLAAIKQVLGYP comes from the coding sequence ATGGATGTGAGCAAAACCAAGAGCAGCTTTTACCGCCGTCTGTATGTGGCTTATTTGATCGACAGCGAGCTGGCCAGCAGCGTCCCGGCATTGACCGACGCCACCGGCATGCCCCGGCGCACGGCGCAGGACACGATTGCGGCATTGGCCGACCTGGATATCGTGTGCGAATTCGAGCAGGAAGACGGTGCCCGTAACCATGCCGGGCGTTATCGGATTCGTGACTGGGGTGCGATTGATCGGCGGTGGATCGAGGCGAATCTTGCGGCGATCAAGCAGGTGTTGGGTTATCCGTGA